In bacterium, one DNA window encodes the following:
- the cysS gene encoding cysteine--tRNA ligase, producing MALRIYNTLTRRVEEFTPLHAGEVRMYVCGPNLYGPSHVGHALSFLVFDVIHRYLEYRGYRVKHVQNFTDIEDRIIQTAQEQGTTVAALAEQYAARFLREMDQLGVRRADHYPRATEVIPKMLEMIRGLVDRGVAYAVEGDVFFRVTAFPAYGRLSGRSLDEMQAGARIDVDPRKAHPMDFVLWKAAKPGEPSWDSPWGPGRPGWHIECSAMSISLLGDQLDLHGGGQDVVFPHHENEIAQSEAYTGKAPFVRFWVHNGLLRLSEGQEKMTRHLGNIVTIEEALRRYHPDAIRVFVFSSHYRSPTLWSEESLAAATHGAERLRTAAEHVDTTLRRAGWRGGGAVPARAGDAAAAGGSAEVTRAAAAAREAFEQAMDDDFNTPRALAAIFDLATALNRGADVLAKAAAPAPPSMLGALAGGSALLSSLAGVLGLRLTVAVTPEQRRALHGLARELVAKWPQLFPADHPLLAALRAGDGASADELIEFVAGGRTQARRQRDWATSDAIRARLQALGILLEDSPTGVTWRVR from the coding sequence ATGGCGCTGCGAATCTACAACACCCTCACCCGGCGGGTCGAAGAGTTCACGCCCCTGCACGCGGGCGAAGTCCGCATGTACGTCTGCGGCCCGAACCTCTACGGACCGTCCCACGTCGGGCACGCGCTCTCCTTCCTGGTTTTCGATGTGATCCACCGCTATCTGGAATACCGGGGCTACCGGGTGAAGCACGTCCAGAACTTCACCGACATCGAGGACCGCATCATCCAGACCGCGCAAGAACAGGGGACGACGGTGGCGGCCCTGGCCGAGCAGTACGCCGCGCGATTCCTGCGCGAGATGGACCAGCTGGGCGTCCGTCGGGCCGACCATTATCCCCGGGCCACAGAGGTCATCCCCAAGATGCTGGAGATGATTCGCGGCCTCGTCGATCGGGGGGTCGCCTACGCCGTGGAGGGGGACGTCTTTTTTCGGGTGACGGCGTTTCCGGCCTACGGACGGCTCTCCGGCCGATCGCTCGACGAGATGCAGGCCGGCGCCAGGATCGACGTGGACCCCCGGAAGGCGCACCCCATGGACTTCGTTCTGTGGAAGGCGGCCAAACCCGGGGAGCCCTCGTGGGACAGCCCCTGGGGGCCGGGCCGGCCGGGATGGCACATCGAGTGCTCGGCGATGTCGATCTCCCTGCTCGGCGATCAGCTCGACCTCCACGGCGGAGGGCAGGACGTGGTCTTCCCGCACCACGAGAACGAGATCGCCCAGTCGGAGGCGTACACGGGCAAGGCCCCGTTCGTCCGGTTCTGGGTGCACAACGGCCTCCTCCGCCTCTCCGAGGGGCAGGAGAAGATGACCCGCCATCTCGGGAACATCGTGACGATCGAAGAGGCGCTCAGGCGGTACCACCCCGACGCCATCCGCGTGTTTGTGTTCTCTTCCCACTACCGCAGCCCGACGCTGTGGAGCGAGGAGTCACTGGCAGCGGCGACGCACGGCGCGGAGCGGCTGCGCACCGCCGCCGAGCACGTGGACACCACGCTGCGCCGGGCCGGGTGGCGGGGCGGGGGAGCGGTCCCGGCCCGCGCGGGCGATGCGGCGGCCGCGGGCGGTTCCGCAGAGGTAACGCGCGCGGCCGCGGCGGCGCGCGAGGCGTTCGAGCAGGCGATGGACGACGACTTCAACACGCCGCGGGCGCTCGCCGCGATCTTCGATCTCGCCACGGCCCTCAACCGGGGGGCGGATGTTCTGGCCAAGGCCGCCGCGCCGGCGCCCCCGTCGATGCTCGGCGCGCTGGCCGGGGGAAGTGCCTTGCTCTCGAGCCTCGCCGGCGTGCTCGGGCTGCGCCTTACCGTCGCGGTGACCCCGGAGCAGCGCCGTGCGCTCCACGGGCTGGCCCGGGAACTGGTCGCGAAGTGGCCCCAGCTTTTCCCCGCCGACCATCCGCTGCTCGCCGCGCTTCGGGCGGGGGACGGCGCCTCCGCCGACGAGCTGATCGAGTTCGTGGCCGGCGGCCGGACGCAGGCGCGCCGCCAGCGGGATTGGGCGACGAGCGATGCGATCCGCGCTCGCCTCCAGGCCCTCGGCATCCTCCTCGAGGACTCCCCGACCGGGGTGACGTGGCGGGTGCGCTGA
- the ispD gene encoding 2-C-methyl-D-erythritol 4-phosphate cytidylyltransferase, with amino-acid sequence MSGGVRAAAVVPAAGRGERFGGAVPKSLVVLRGRPLVQYALATLQDVSEIEAIAVVVPAEAVGTVSEMTRRAGLTKVTAVVPGGADRQASVECGLRALPPGPDLVLVHDGARPFLSRALAAEVLVAAARDGSATAALPIGETVKRGEGEWVRETLDRASLYRVQTPQAFRRSLLERAHEAAARQGFRGTDDAGLVERMGSRVRLVPGDPTNLKVTVPEDLRLAEALLGGSGDAARAPRVGVGFDAHRFGDGRRLVLGGVEIPHPRGLLGHSDADVIVHAVMDALLGAAGCGDIGYHFPPTDPTYRDADSLALLAKVRALLSEGGWRPVHVDVVVLAEAPRLAPYVAAMRAAIGAAVDLPAGSVNVKATTMEGLGAIGREEGIAAQAVASVEALPSSERGGFR; translated from the coding sequence GTGAGCGGCGGGGTGCGGGCGGCGGCCGTGGTCCCGGCGGCCGGGCGCGGCGAGCGGTTCGGCGGGGCGGTTCCGAAATCGCTCGTGGTGTTGCGCGGACGGCCCCTCGTGCAGTATGCGCTGGCCACCCTGCAGGATGTGTCCGAGATCGAGGCGATCGCCGTGGTGGTCCCCGCCGAGGCGGTGGGCACCGTCTCGGAGATGACCCGGCGCGCGGGGTTGACCAAGGTCACCGCGGTGGTGCCGGGCGGAGCCGACCGGCAGGCGTCGGTGGAATGCGGCCTGCGGGCGCTCCCGCCGGGTCCGGATCTCGTCCTCGTCCACGACGGCGCTCGGCCGTTCCTCTCCCGCGCGCTGGCCGCGGAGGTGCTCGTCGCGGCGGCCCGCGACGGATCGGCGACGGCCGCGCTGCCGATCGGCGAGACCGTGAAGCGGGGGGAGGGGGAGTGGGTCCGGGAGACCCTCGACCGGGCCTCGCTCTACCGGGTGCAGACCCCGCAGGCCTTTCGCCGCTCGCTCCTGGAGCGGGCGCACGAGGCCGCGGCGCGGCAGGGGTTCCGCGGCACGGATGATGCGGGGCTGGTCGAACGGATGGGGAGCCGGGTGAGGCTCGTCCCCGGCGACCCCACCAACCTGAAGGTGACCGTGCCGGAGGATCTGCGGTTGGCCGAGGCGCTGTTGGGGGGGAGCGGGGACGCGGCGCGCGCGCCCCGCGTCGGCGTCGGCTTCGACGCGCACCGGTTTGGGGACGGACGCCGCCTGGTGCTCGGCGGGGTGGAGATTCCGCACCCCCGCGGGCTGCTCGGGCACTCCGACGCGGACGTGATCGTGCACGCGGTGATGGACGCGCTGCTGGGCGCGGCGGGCTGCGGGGATATCGGGTACCACTTCCCGCCGACCGACCCCACCTACAGGGACGCGGACAGCCTGGCGCTCCTGGCGAAGGTCCGCGCGCTGCTCAGCGAAGGCGGGTGGCGGCCGGTGCACGTGGATGTCGTCGTGCTCGCCGAGGCCCCCCGGCTGGCCCCGTACGTGGCGGCGATGCGCGCGGCGATCGGCGCGGCGGTCGACCTGCCCGCGGGCAGCGTGAACGTCAAGGCCACGACGATGGAGGGGTTGGGGGCGATCGGCCGGGAAGAGGGGATCGCGGCGCAGGCGGTGGCCAGCGTGGAGGCGCTGCCGTCTTCGGAGAGGGGCGGGTTCCGATGA
- a CDS encoding PIN domain-containing protein → MIRFVRSIGLIFGSVIGYQIADFVYREMVRGGVHLAGGQAGAHAGGTLLGALLGWLFAPPLRGWFVSTMTWILHHLGGVPLRDVFAGAGGLILGLVIAFLVSIPLLRVPIIGPYIIPLTAVFVFGYLGLHLGIQRREDFLAAFPRLAERLGSRDRRLRLSSIPKLLDTSVIIDGRIADIAQTGFLEGPLLVPRSVLAELQRIADASDQIRRNRGRRGLDILNRMQRDKQGVQIYDEGDEFASGPVDAQLVRVARATGAWIVTNDYNLNKIAELQGVRVLNVNELANAIKPVMIPGEELSVHVIKDGKEAGQGVGYLDDGTMIVVEGGKRHIGETLDTIVTSVLQTVAGRMIFARPKVLEKDGAGR, encoded by the coding sequence ATGATTCGATTTGTTCGATCAATCGGCCTGATCTTCGGCTCCGTCATTGGCTATCAGATCGCCGACTTCGTGTACCGCGAGATGGTGCGCGGCGGAGTGCATCTGGCGGGCGGGCAGGCGGGGGCGCACGCGGGCGGGACGCTGCTCGGCGCGCTGCTCGGCTGGCTGTTCGCGCCCCCGCTGCGGGGTTGGTTTGTGTCCACGATGACGTGGATCCTGCACCACCTCGGCGGGGTCCCGCTGCGGGATGTCTTTGCGGGCGCGGGCGGGCTGATCCTGGGGCTGGTGATCGCATTTCTCGTCAGCATTCCGCTCCTGCGCGTGCCGATCATCGGGCCGTACATCATCCCGCTCACCGCCGTGTTCGTCTTCGGATATTTGGGCCTCCATCTCGGCATCCAGCGGCGCGAGGACTTCCTCGCCGCGTTCCCCCGGCTCGCCGAGCGGCTGGGGTCGCGCGACCGGCGGCTTCGGTTGAGCAGCATCCCCAAGCTGCTCGACACGAGCGTGATCATCGACGGGCGGATCGCCGACATCGCGCAGACGGGGTTCTTGGAGGGACCGCTGCTCGTCCCCCGGTCGGTGCTGGCGGAACTGCAGCGGATCGCCGATGCCAGCGACCAGATCCGGCGGAACCGGGGGCGGCGGGGGCTCGACATCCTCAACCGGATGCAGCGGGACAAGCAGGGGGTCCAGATCTACGACGAGGGCGATGAGTTCGCCAGCGGGCCGGTGGACGCGCAGCTCGTCCGGGTGGCCCGGGCGACCGGGGCCTGGATCGTCACCAACGACTACAACCTGAACAAGATCGCCGAGCTCCAGGGGGTCCGCGTGCTCAACGTCAACGAGCTGGCGAACGCGATCAAGCCGGTGATGATCCCGGGCGAGGAGTTGTCCGTCCACGTCATCAAGGACGGCAAGGAAGCCGGCCAGGGCGTGGGATACCTGGACGATGGGACGATGATCGTGGTCGAGGGCGGCAAGCGGCACATCGGCGAGACCTTGGACACGATTGTGACGAGCGTCCTGCAGACCGTCGCGGGGCGAATGATCTTCGCGCGCCCCAAGGTGCTCGAGAAGGACGGCGCCGGTCGGTGA
- a CDS encoding DUF1573 domain-containing protein, with the protein MKETKPSFQDQVDAYLIRHRSILDVLSKLQESTARVNRAVVKAVTTCGCISIDASKQQFPAEVSLAEIRGYLETHLTGALCDRCREALETEIGSSLFYTAGLCSLLDLQLDQIQEKQHSRIKTLGIFNLT; encoded by the coding sequence ATGAAAGAGACGAAGCCGTCTTTCCAGGACCAGGTCGATGCGTATCTGATCCGCCACCGCAGCATTCTCGACGTTCTGAGCAAGCTGCAAGAATCCACCGCCCGCGTGAACCGCGCCGTCGTCAAGGCCGTGACCACGTGCGGCTGCATTTCGATCGACGCGAGCAAGCAGCAGTTCCCCGCCGAAGTCAGCCTCGCCGAGATCCGCGGCTACCTGGAGACCCATCTCACCGGCGCGCTGTGCGACCGGTGCCGAGAGGCGCTCGAAACCGAGATCGGCAGCTCGCTCTTTTACACCGCCGGATTGTGCAGCCTGCTCGACCTCCAGCTGGACCAGATCCAGGAGAAGCAGCACAGCCGGATCAAGACGCTCGGCATCTTCAACCTCACCTAA
- the radA gene encoding DNA repair protein RadA, which translates to MRRRRDGGSGGGGRVAYVCQECGYESTKWLGRCPACEAWNTLVEEPTAPSHGGAARPRPGPAGAPTPIAEVALDQESRLEVGIGEVDRVLGGGLVPGSLVLLGGDPGIGKSTLALQVAQRLAAARTVLYVSGEESVRQTKMRAARLGVDAPRLLVLAETNLQEIEMQVAQVAPSLLVIDSIQTVYRPDLPAAPGSVGQIRECTGDLLRVAKAEGGPAVLIVGHVTKEGAIAGPRVLEHMVDTVLYFEGERHHAYRLLRVTKNRFGSTNEIGIFAMSGRGLAEVSDPSALFLSERPLDAPGSVVVCAVEGSRPLLLEMQALVTRTPFGFPRRTAAGVDTNRMLLLLAVLEKRAGLHLATYDVYVSVAGGVRVEEPAADLGVAAAVASSHRERPTDPGTVVVGEVGLGGEVRAVSRIGSRIAEAAKLGFRRVILPRANLAGVDDAGGVELVGVAQIREALDLLLG; encoded by the coding sequence GTGAGGCGGCGCAGGGACGGCGGCAGCGGGGGTGGGGGACGCGTCGCGTACGTCTGCCAGGAGTGCGGGTACGAGTCCACCAAATGGCTCGGCCGCTGCCCGGCCTGCGAGGCGTGGAACACGCTCGTCGAGGAGCCGACCGCCCCGTCTCACGGCGGCGCGGCGCGCCCGCGCCCCGGCCCCGCCGGAGCCCCCACGCCGATCGCGGAGGTGGCGCTCGACCAGGAGTCGCGGCTCGAGGTGGGGATCGGCGAGGTCGACCGCGTCCTGGGCGGAGGGCTGGTGCCGGGGTCGCTGGTGCTGCTCGGCGGCGATCCGGGGATCGGCAAGTCGACGCTGGCGCTGCAGGTGGCGCAGCGTCTCGCCGCGGCCCGCACGGTGCTCTATGTCTCGGGGGAGGAGTCGGTCCGGCAGACGAAGATGCGGGCGGCGCGGCTGGGCGTGGACGCTCCACGCCTGCTGGTCCTCGCCGAGACCAATCTCCAGGAGATCGAAATGCAGGTGGCCCAGGTCGCGCCCAGCCTCTTGGTGATCGATTCCATCCAGACCGTGTACCGCCCCGACCTGCCGGCCGCGCCGGGCAGCGTGGGCCAGATCCGGGAGTGCACCGGCGATCTGCTGCGGGTGGCCAAGGCGGAGGGGGGGCCCGCCGTGCTCATCGTCGGGCACGTCACCAAGGAGGGCGCGATCGCCGGCCCGCGGGTGCTCGAGCACATGGTGGACACCGTGCTCTACTTTGAGGGGGAGCGCCACCATGCCTATCGGCTGCTGCGGGTGACGAAGAACCGCTTCGGATCGACCAACGAGATCGGCATCTTCGCCATGAGCGGCCGCGGGCTGGCGGAGGTGTCGGATCCGTCGGCGCTGTTCCTGTCCGAGCGGCCGCTCGACGCGCCGGGGTCGGTGGTGGTCTGCGCGGTGGAGGGGTCGCGGCCGCTGCTGCTGGAGATGCAGGCGCTCGTCACCCGGACCCCGTTCGGCTTCCCCCGCCGGACGGCCGCCGGGGTCGACACCAACCGGATGCTGCTGCTCCTGGCCGTCCTGGAGAAGCGCGCGGGGCTGCACCTGGCCACCTACGACGTCTACGTCAGCGTCGCCGGGGGCGTGCGCGTGGAGGAACCGGCAGCGGATTTGGGGGTGGCGGCGGCGGTCGCCAGCTCGCACCGCGAGCGTCCGACGGATCCCGGGACGGTCGTGGTGGGCGAGGTGGGACTCGGCGGCGAGGTGCGGGCGGTGAGCCGGATCGGCAGCCGGATCGCCGAGGCGGCGAAGCTGGGGTTCCGGCGGGTGATCCTTCCGAGGGCCAACCTCGCCGGGGTCGACGACGCCGGGGGGGTCGAGCTCGTCGGCGTGGCCCAGATCCGGGAAGCCCTCGACCTGCTGTTGGGATGA
- a CDS encoding ATP-dependent Clp protease ATP-binding subunit produces MFERFTERARRVIILAQEEAKRLNHSAVGTEHILLGIVREGEGVASKVLESLNISPERVRAEIESAIGRGERTPHEEVTFTPRAKKVLELALDEARRLGHNYIGTEHLLLGLIREGEGVAARVLEAMGADLERVRSQVVYLLGEEGTASYTKQASKTPTLDEFGRDLTKLARENKLDPVIGREREIERVIQVLSRRTKNNPALIGEPGVGKTAITEGLAQRIVRGDVPEVLRNKRVVQLDLAALVAGTKYRGEFEERMKKVMEEIRKAQGEVVLFVDELHTLVGAGAAEGAIDASNILKPSLSRGELQCIGATTLDEYRKYVERDAALERRFAPILVAEPNVDQTVEILRGLRERYEAHHGVKISDEALVAASMLADKYISDRFLPDKAIDLMDEAASKIRLQASFLPQEVRQALDKAERVRREKEEAIKGQDFEKAASLRDKEKVLRQKLEELESSWKTDKGRDITTVSADDIADIVSSWTGIPVMRLVEEETEKLLRMEDSLHHRIVGQDEAVHAVSRAVRRARAGLKDARRPIGSFVFLGPTGVGKTELTLALAEFLFGDEGAVIRIDMSEYTERHTVSRLVGAPPGYVGYEEGGQLTEQVRRRPYSVVLLDEIEKAHPEIFNVLLQILEDGRLTDAQGRTVDFKNCVIIMTSNVGAPQIQRDSGFGFRGTESEQLEADRSYDRMKTQVMEELRRTFRPEFLNRVDEIIVFRPLTREQITSIVNILMERVKREIRGQGMSLVITEGARELLATEGYDPQYGARPLRRAIQRLVEDPLSDDMLRGKFHAGDEIVLDARDGTVVFEKRREPVAADTAT; encoded by the coding sequence ATGTTTGAACGGTTTACGGAGCGAGCCCGCCGCGTCATCATCCTCGCGCAAGAGGAAGCCAAGCGGCTGAACCACAGCGCGGTTGGGACGGAGCATATCCTGCTCGGCATCGTCCGCGAAGGGGAAGGGGTCGCCAGCAAGGTCCTGGAGTCCCTGAACATCAGCCCCGAGCGGGTGCGCGCCGAGATCGAGAGCGCGATCGGCCGCGGCGAGCGGACCCCGCACGAAGAAGTGACGTTTACGCCGCGTGCCAAGAAGGTCTTGGAGCTGGCGCTGGATGAGGCGCGCCGGCTCGGCCACAACTACATCGGCACGGAGCATCTGCTGCTCGGCCTGATCCGCGAGGGCGAGGGCGTCGCCGCGCGGGTGCTCGAGGCGATGGGCGCCGATCTGGAGCGCGTGCGCTCGCAGGTGGTGTACCTCCTCGGCGAGGAGGGGACCGCCTCCTACACCAAGCAGGCCAGCAAGACCCCGACGCTGGACGAATTCGGACGGGATCTCACCAAGCTGGCGCGCGAGAACAAGCTCGATCCGGTGATCGGCCGGGAGCGGGAGATCGAGCGGGTGATCCAGGTGCTCTCCCGCCGCACCAAGAACAACCCCGCCCTGATCGGTGAGCCCGGCGTCGGCAAGACGGCGATCACCGAGGGGCTCGCGCAGCGGATCGTCCGCGGCGACGTGCCCGAGGTCCTCCGGAACAAGCGCGTCGTGCAGCTCGACCTGGCCGCGCTCGTCGCCGGCACCAAATACCGCGGCGAGTTCGAAGAGCGGATGAAGAAGGTGATGGAGGAGATCCGCAAGGCGCAGGGCGAGGTCGTGCTCTTCGTGGACGAGCTGCACACCCTCGTCGGCGCGGGGGCGGCGGAAGGGGCGATCGACGCCAGCAACATCCTGAAGCCGTCGCTGTCGCGGGGGGAACTGCAGTGCATCGGGGCGACCACCCTTGACGAGTACCGCAAGTACGTGGAGCGGGACGCGGCGCTGGAGCGCCGGTTTGCCCCCATCCTCGTGGCCGAGCCCAACGTCGATCAGACGGTGGAGATCCTGCGCGGCCTGCGCGAGCGGTACGAGGCGCACCACGGGGTGAAGATCAGCGACGAGGCGCTCGTCGCGGCCTCGATGCTCGCCGACAAGTACATCTCGGACCGGTTCCTGCCGGACAAGGCGATCGACCTGATGGACGAGGCGGCGAGCAAGATCCGCCTCCAGGCCAGCTTCCTTCCCCAAGAGGTCCGTCAGGCGCTCGACAAGGCGGAGCGGGTGCGGCGCGAAAAGGAAGAGGCGATCAAGGGTCAGGATTTTGAGAAGGCGGCGAGCCTGCGGGACAAGGAGAAGGTCCTGCGGCAGAAGCTTGAGGAACTGGAGAGTTCCTGGAAGACCGACAAGGGGCGCGACATCACGACGGTCTCCGCTGACGACATCGCGGATATCGTCTCCAGCTGGACCGGCATCCCGGTGATGCGCCTGGTCGAAGAGGAGACCGAGAAGCTCCTGCGGATGGAGGACTCGCTCCACCACCGGATCGTCGGCCAGGACGAGGCCGTGCACGCGGTCTCGCGTGCGGTTCGTCGGGCGCGCGCGGGATTGAAGGACGCCCGGCGGCCGATCGGCTCGTTCGTCTTCCTCGGGCCGACCGGCGTGGGGAAGACCGAGCTGACGCTGGCGCTGGCGGAGTTCCTGTTCGGGGACGAGGGCGCGGTGATCCGGATCGATATGTCGGAGTACACCGAGCGGCACACCGTCTCCCGGCTCGTCGGGGCGCCCCCCGGGTACGTCGGCTACGAAGAGGGCGGACAGCTGACCGAGCAGGTTCGGCGGCGCCCCTACTCGGTCGTCCTGCTCGACGAGATCGAGAAGGCGCACCCGGAGATCTTCAACGTGCTGTTGCAGATCCTGGAGGACGGCCGCCTCACCGACGCGCAGGGGCGGACGGTCGATTTCAAAAACTGCGTGATCATCATGACCAGCAACGTCGGCGCGCCGCAGATCCAGCGCGACTCGGGGTTCGGGTTCCGCGGCACCGAGAGCGAGCAGCTGGAGGCCGACCGGAGCTACGACCGGATGAAGACCCAGGTCATGGAGGAGCTGCGCCGGACCTTCCGGCCGGAGTTCCTCAACCGGGTCGACGAGATCATCGTCTTCCGCCCGCTGACGCGCGAGCAGATCACCTCGATCGTGAACATCCTGATGGAGCGCGTGAAGCGGGAGATCCGGGGACAGGGGATGTCGCTCGTGATCACGGAGGGAGCGCGCGAGCTGCTGGCCACCGAGGGGTACGACCCGCAGTACGGGGCGCGGCCGCTCCGGCGGGCGATCCAGCGGCTGGTGGAGGATCCGCTCTCCGACGACATGCTGCGCGGGAAGTTCCACGCCGGGGACGAGATCGTCCTGGACGCGCGCGACGGCACCGTGGTCTTCGAGAAGCGGCGCGAGCCCGTGGCGGCGGATACGGCGACCTAA
- the greA gene encoding transcription elongation factor GreA, producing MGEKETILTPEGLRKLEEELEVLKTVKRKEVAERIKQSKEFGDLMENSEYEDAKNEQAFIEGRILTLEGMLRNAKVIHNHEVRSDLVTVGSTVQVTDEGGEELTYTIVGSPEADPLHDRISNESPVGRALLGRRRGEKVTVKAPAGTIRYTIKAIKR from the coding sequence ATGGGCGAGAAGGAAACCATCCTAACCCCGGAAGGGCTTCGCAAGCTGGAAGAGGAGCTTGAAGTCCTCAAGACGGTCAAGCGCAAGGAAGTCGCCGAGCGGATCAAGCAGTCGAAAGAGTTCGGCGATCTGATGGAAAACTCCGAGTACGAGGACGCCAAGAACGAGCAGGCCTTCATCGAAGGCCGCATTCTCACCCTCGAAGGCATGCTGCGGAACGCCAAAGTGATCCACAATCACGAGGTCCGCTCCGACTTGGTCACGGTCGGGAGCACCGTCCAGGTGACCGACGAGGGGGGAGAGGAGCTCACCTACACGATCGTGGGGTCCCCCGAAGCCGATCCCCTGCACGATCGGATCAGCAACGAATCCCCGGTCGGGCGGGCGCTCCTCGGCCGCCGTCGGGGGGAGAAGGTCACGGTCAAAGCCCCGGCCGGGACGATTCGCTACACGATCAAAGCGATCAAGCGCTGA